A window of the Streptomyces luomodiensis genome harbors these coding sequences:
- a CDS encoding bifunctional FO biosynthesis protein CofGH — MAPTANSLRRALKRARDGVALDVAEAAVLLQARDENLVDLAASAARVRDAGLEAAGRPGVITYSRSVFIPLTRLCRDTCHYCTFVTIPGKLRRADHGMFLSPDEVLDIARKGATLGCKEALITLGDKPEDRWPEAREWLDAHGYDDTLAYVRAISVRVLEETGLLPHLNPGVLTWTDFQRLKPVAPSMGMMLETTATRLWSEPGGPHHGSPDKEPAVRLRVLEDAGRSSVPFTSGILIGIGETYEERAESLFALRRVARAYRGVQELIIQNFRAKPDTAMRGMPEAELDELVATVAVARHIMGLAACLQAPPNLVDDEYERLIGAGIDDWGGVSPLTIDHVNPERPWPKIEELARRSLAAGFELRERLCVYPEFVRRGEPWLDPRLLPHVTALADPETGLVREAAVVEGRPWQEPDEAFTASGRTDLHRTIDTEGRTGDRRDDFDEVYGDWGALREAAAPGMVPQRIDTDVRQALATAADDPTRLTDAEALALLHADGLALDALCRVADDVRSSAVGDDVTYIVTRNINFTNVCYTGCRFCAFAQRRTDADAYTLSLDQVADRAQQPWEVGAVEVCMQGGIHPDLPGTAYFDIARAVKSRVSGMHVHAFSPMEVVNGATRTGLSIREWLTAAKEAGLDSVPGTAAEILDDEVRWVLTKGKLPAATWIEVITTAHEVGIRSSSTMMYGHVDQPRHWLGHLRTLARIQERTGGFTEFVTLPFVHTNAPVYLAGISRPGPTVRDNCAVTAMARLLLHPHIPNIQTSWVKLGTEGAADMLRSGANDLGGTLMEETISRMAGSSYGSCTSVRDLVSVAEAAGRPARPRTTLYGEVPEERRRAAEASDGHLPELLPVLDA; from the coding sequence GTGGCCCCTACTGCGAACTCCCTGCGCCGGGCGCTGAAAAGAGCCAGGGACGGAGTGGCCCTCGACGTCGCCGAGGCGGCCGTGCTGCTCCAAGCGCGCGACGAGAACCTGGTCGACCTCGCCGCCTCCGCCGCCCGGGTGCGCGACGCGGGTCTCGAAGCGGCCGGCCGCCCAGGCGTGATCACGTACTCCAGGAGCGTCTTCATCCCTCTCACCCGCCTCTGCCGCGACACCTGCCACTACTGCACCTTCGTCACCATCCCCGGCAAGCTGCGCCGGGCCGACCACGGCATGTTCCTCTCCCCGGACGAGGTCCTGGACATCGCCCGCAAGGGCGCCACGCTGGGCTGCAAGGAAGCCCTCATCACCCTCGGCGACAAGCCGGAGGACCGCTGGCCCGAGGCCCGTGAATGGCTCGACGCGCACGGCTACGACGACACCCTCGCCTACGTACGGGCGATCTCCGTCCGCGTCCTGGAGGAGACCGGCCTGCTGCCGCACCTCAACCCCGGCGTGCTGACCTGGACCGACTTCCAGCGCCTGAAGCCGGTCGCGCCATCAATGGGCATGATGCTGGAGACGACGGCGACCCGGCTGTGGTCGGAGCCCGGCGGCCCGCACCACGGCTCCCCGGACAAGGAACCGGCGGTACGGCTGCGGGTCCTGGAGGACGCCGGCCGCTCCTCGGTGCCATTCACCTCGGGCATCCTCATCGGCATCGGCGAGACGTACGAGGAGCGCGCCGAGTCGCTGTTCGCACTGCGCCGGGTCGCCCGCGCCTACCGCGGCGTCCAGGAACTGATCATCCAGAACTTCCGTGCCAAGCCGGACACCGCGATGCGCGGCATGCCCGAGGCGGAACTGGACGAGCTGGTCGCCACGGTGGCCGTCGCCCGGCACATCATGGGCCTCGCCGCCTGCCTCCAGGCACCGCCCAACCTGGTGGACGACGAGTACGAGCGGCTGATCGGTGCCGGCATCGACGACTGGGGCGGCGTCTCCCCGCTCACCATCGACCACGTCAACCCCGAACGCCCCTGGCCGAAGATCGAGGAACTAGCCCGGCGTTCCCTCGCGGCCGGCTTCGAGTTGCGGGAACGTCTCTGCGTCTACCCGGAGTTCGTCCGGCGCGGCGAGCCCTGGCTGGACCCGCGCCTGCTCCCGCACGTCACCGCCCTCGCCGACCCGGAGACCGGACTCGTCCGCGAGGCCGCGGTGGTGGAGGGGCGGCCCTGGCAGGAGCCCGATGAGGCGTTCACCGCCTCCGGCCGCACCGACCTGCACCGCACCATCGACACTGAGGGCCGCACCGGCGACCGCCGCGACGACTTCGACGAGGTGTACGGCGACTGGGGCGCCCTGCGCGAGGCCGCCGCCCCCGGGATGGTCCCCCAGCGCATCGACACCGACGTCCGCCAGGCGCTGGCCACCGCCGCCGACGACCCGACCCGGCTCACCGACGCCGAGGCGCTGGCCCTGCTGCACGCCGACGGGCTCGCTCTGGACGCGCTGTGCCGGGTCGCCGACGACGTACGCAGCTCAGCGGTCGGCGACGACGTCACGTACATCGTCACCCGCAACATCAACTTCACCAACGTCTGCTACACCGGCTGCCGCTTCTGCGCCTTCGCCCAGCGCCGCACCGACGCCGATGCCTACACCCTCTCCCTGGACCAGGTCGCCGACCGCGCCCAGCAGCCTTGGGAGGTCGGCGCGGTCGAGGTGTGCATGCAGGGCGGCATCCACCCGGACCTGCCGGGCACCGCGTACTTCGACATCGCCCGAGCGGTGAAGAGCCGGGTGTCCGGGATGCACGTGCACGCCTTCTCACCGATGGAGGTCGTCAACGGCGCCACCCGCACCGGCCTGTCGATCCGGGAGTGGCTGACCGCCGCGAAGGAGGCCGGCCTGGACTCCGTCCCCGGCACGGCCGCCGAGATCCTCGACGACGAGGTCCGCTGGGTCCTCACCAAGGGCAAACTGCCCGCCGCCACCTGGATCGAGGTCATCACCACCGCCCACGAAGTGGGCATCCGCTCCTCGTCCACGATGATGTACGGCCACGTCGACCAGCCCCGCCACTGGCTCGGCCACCTGCGCACCCTGGCCCGCATCCAGGAACGGACCGGCGGCTTCACCGAGTTCGTCACCCTCCCCTTCGTCCACACCAACGCGCCCGTCTACCTGGCCGGCATCTCCCGCCCCGGCCCCACCGTCCGCGACAACTGCGCGGTGACCGCCATGGCCCGGCTGCTGCTCCACCCTCACATCCCCAACATCCAGACGAGCTGGGTCAAACTGGGCACAGAGGGCGCAGCCGATATGCTCCGGTCCGGCGCCAACGACCTGGGCGGCACCCTGATGGAGGAGACCATCTCCCGGATGGCGGGATCCTCCTACGGCTCCTGCACGTCGGTCCGGGACCTGGTCTCGGTGGCGGAGGCGGCGGGGCGCCCGGCCAGGCCGCGGACCACGCTGTACGGGGAGGTCCCGGAGGAGCGCAGGCGGGCCGCCGAGGCCTCCGACGGGCACCTCCCGGAGCTACTCCCGGTCCTGGACGCGTGA
- a CDS encoding RidA family protein — protein MIHRIEPDGVFGLPELVSQVSVPAGLGLAFISGQVAWDEEGRVVGEGDHTAQAAQVARRIDRLLDALGAQRQDIVKETVYVVDHEPHLVPGILGALHGSPPPSSTLVGVAKLFAPEFLIEVECVVALPDGKQGFQR, from the coding sequence ATGATCCACCGCATCGAACCGGACGGTGTCTTCGGCCTTCCGGAGCTGGTCAGCCAGGTATCGGTCCCGGCCGGGCTCGGTCTGGCGTTCATCAGCGGACAGGTGGCCTGGGATGAGGAGGGCCGCGTCGTCGGGGAGGGCGATCACACGGCACAGGCCGCGCAGGTGGCCCGCCGCATCGACCGCCTGCTCGACGCCCTCGGCGCGCAGCGGCAGGACATCGTCAAGGAGACCGTCTACGTCGTGGATCACGAACCGCATCTGGTCCCGGGCATCCTCGGTGCCCTGCACGGTTCCCCGCCGCCCTCGTCGACTCTGGTGGGGGTGGCGAAGCTGTTCGCCCCGGAGTTCCTGATCGAGGTCGAGTGCGTGGTCGCCCTGCCGGACGGGAAGCAGGGGTTCCAGCGATGA
- a CDS encoding FAD-dependent monooxygenase — protein sequence MDESVVIVGGGPTGMWLACELRLAGVRTVVLEQDPKIDQNSRALTLHARTIETFALRGAHQDLLAEGGRIPSGHFAVLDDRLDFRRLDTDFPYTLTVPQARTTELLQRRAVAMGADVRRGHKVTDCVDAGDTVTVSVDGPDGAYVLGAAYVVGCDGTRSVVRQCAGIEFEGTGATALGALGDVVLSDPPPGPVTSQWTTRGTFMIVPLSGGRHRIVVHSPEDLRDGRPGELTLEELRERVSRIAGTDYGMHSPSWLSRYGNTSRVARHYRKGRVLLAGDAAHQHMPMGGVGLNVGVQDAMNLGWKLAATVSGRASEELLDTYHQERHPVGEDTIEHTQAQTAIMSAFSPQGTALRSLLGKLIAEQPQLNDALAQRLSGLSVTYSLPGRRHPLTGHRAPNLRLSDTEHLFDLLQGGRPVLIDFARVDGFGVDGLSSDDASARLDRYRCPRPVEQSRAAWAGVSAALIRPDGYVGWASDETAAAALAAEAGNAVAALHHPRPENPQPQNPQPENPRLGVPQPERKHA from the coding sequence ATGGATGAGAGCGTCGTCATCGTCGGCGGCGGGCCGACGGGCATGTGGCTGGCGTGCGAACTGCGGCTGGCCGGGGTCCGCACGGTGGTCCTCGAGCAGGATCCAAAGATCGACCAGAATTCCCGGGCGCTGACGCTCCACGCCCGCACGATCGAGACCTTCGCGCTCCGCGGCGCGCATCAGGACCTGTTGGCGGAAGGCGGCCGGATACCCAGCGGGCATTTCGCGGTCCTCGATGACCGCCTCGACTTCCGGCGGCTGGACACCGACTTCCCGTACACGCTCACGGTCCCGCAGGCGCGCACGACGGAACTGCTCCAGCGGCGCGCCGTGGCCATGGGCGCGGACGTCCGTCGCGGACACAAGGTGACCGACTGCGTGGATGCCGGCGACACGGTGACCGTGTCGGTCGACGGGCCGGACGGCGCGTACGTGCTCGGCGCCGCCTATGTGGTCGGGTGCGACGGCACGCGCAGCGTGGTGCGCCAGTGCGCGGGGATCGAGTTCGAGGGGACCGGGGCCACCGCGCTGGGGGCACTCGGCGACGTGGTGCTCAGTGATCCGCCGCCCGGCCCGGTCACGAGCCAGTGGACGACGCGGGGCACGTTCATGATCGTCCCGCTGTCCGGTGGCCGGCACCGGATCGTGGTGCACTCGCCGGAGGACCTTCGCGACGGGCGGCCGGGCGAACTCACCCTGGAGGAACTGCGCGAGCGGGTCTCGCGCATCGCCGGCACGGACTACGGGATGCACAGCCCCTCCTGGCTGTCCCGCTACGGCAACACCAGCCGGGTGGCCCGGCACTACCGCAAGGGCCGGGTCCTGCTGGCGGGTGACGCGGCTCATCAGCACATGCCGATGGGCGGTGTCGGGCTGAACGTGGGCGTCCAGGACGCGATGAACCTCGGCTGGAAGCTGGCGGCGACCGTCAGCGGCCGGGCGTCGGAAGAGCTGCTGGACACCTACCACCAAGAACGGCATCCGGTGGGGGAGGACACGATCGAGCACACCCAGGCGCAGACCGCGATCATGTCGGCCTTCTCGCCGCAGGGAACCGCGCTGAGGTCCCTGCTGGGCAAGCTGATCGCGGAACAGCCGCAGCTCAACGACGCCCTCGCGCAGCGTCTGTCCGGACTGTCGGTGACGTACTCCCTGCCCGGCCGGCGCCATCCGCTGACGGGCCACCGGGCGCCGAACCTGCGGCTGTCGGACACGGAGCACCTGTTCGACCTTCTCCAGGGCGGGCGCCCCGTACTGATCGATTTCGCTCGCGTCGACGGCTTCGGCGTCGACGGCCTCTCTTCCGACGACGCGTCCGCCCGCCTCGACCGGTACCGCTGTCCGCGGCCGGTGGAACAGTCCCGCGCGGCATGGGCCGGCGTCAGCGCCGCCCTGATCAGGCCGGACGGTTACGTCGGGTGGGCCTCGGACGAGACCGCCGCGGCCGCCCTCGCGGCCGAGGCCGGGAACGCCGTCGCCGCCCTGCACCACCCGCGGCCCGAGAATCCGCAGCCACAGAATCCGCAGCCCGAGAATCCGCGGCTCGGCGTTCCTCAGCCCGAAAGGAAGCACGCATGA
- a CDS encoding TetR/AcrR family transcriptional regulator C-terminal domain-containing protein: protein MTKRQAAARTKVGITLDHVVGAAFDVLDRGGVAKLSTRAIAAELGVSMNTVMWHIRTKDRLLDTMAEAVLGEVDLDGLPEDWHDQAAELLGRLRRAMLRHRDGALLVAGTFPAEPRTLAFTDRLLTALLRGCPTRKTAAWTAWNLFYFTLGLVQEEQAAPADNRDRLRAHVTERRFPGLSSALDDFTSVDFAARFRFGIEQILHSASTGAAPEH, encoded by the coding sequence GTGACCAAGAGACAAGCTGCCGCCCGCACCAAGGTCGGGATCACCCTCGACCACGTGGTCGGCGCGGCGTTCGACGTACTCGACCGGGGCGGCGTCGCCAAGCTCTCCACCCGGGCCATCGCGGCCGAACTCGGGGTCAGCATGAACACCGTCATGTGGCACATCCGCACCAAGGACCGGCTCCTGGACACCATGGCCGAGGCCGTCCTCGGGGAAGTCGACCTGGACGGCCTGCCCGAGGACTGGCACGACCAGGCGGCCGAACTGCTGGGACGGCTGCGCCGGGCGATGCTCCGGCACCGGGACGGCGCCCTGCTCGTCGCGGGCACCTTCCCCGCGGAACCGCGGACCCTCGCCTTCACCGACCGGCTGCTGACCGCCCTTCTGCGCGGCTGCCCCACCCGCAAAACGGCCGCGTGGACGGCCTGGAACCTCTTCTACTTCACCCTGGGCCTGGTCCAGGAGGAACAGGCGGCACCCGCCGACAACCGCGACCGTCTGCGCGCACACGTGACCGAACGGCGCTTCCCCGGACTGAGCTCAGCACTGGACGACTTCACGTCCGTCGACTTCGCGGCACGCTTCCGGTTCGGCATCGAGCAGATCCTCCACTCCGCCTCGACCGGGGCAGCACCCGAGCACTGA
- a CDS encoding transposase has protein sequence MTALFESGCMHGTVLVDVEAGRDVDVLPDRTSETFAAWLTEHPGAEIICRDRASAYTKAVREAAPSAPEVADRWHLLQNLCATVGKTCHQHRDCLRKRAEEETVTEVPELPPMLLPEGCQYSDQAAEPGVPCRW, from the coding sequence TTGACGGCGCTCTTCGAAAGCGGCTGCATGCACGGCACCGTGCTGGTCGACGTCGAGGCCGGCAGGGACGTGGACGTGCTGCCCGACCGCACCTCCGAGACGTTCGCGGCCTGGCTCACCGAGCATCCCGGCGCCGAGATCATCTGCCGGGACCGGGCGAGCGCCTACACCAAGGCGGTCAGGGAAGCCGCCCCCAGTGCCCCCGAAGTCGCTGATCGCTGGCACCTGTTACAGAACCTCTGCGCCACAGTGGGGAAGACCTGCCACCAGCACCGCGACTGCCTGCGCAAACGCGCCGAGGAGGAGACGGTGACCGAAGTGCCGGAGCTGCCCCCAATGCTGTTGCCTGAAGGGTGTCAATATTCCGATCAGGCTGCTGAGCCGGGCGTTCCCTGTCGATGGTGA
- a CDS encoding integrase core domain-containing protein, protein MGLRRLYLIFCRLLGCLLLLGRSAPANNAEILALRHEVAVLRRQVERPRLSWADRAVLSALARRLPPALRCHRLVTPGTLLAWHHRLVRWKWRQTAVGPGRPPLPEETVALIQRLARENPTWGYVRIQGELRRLGHRVAAATVRRVLRRSGLPPAPQRASEQSWRTFLRFQAHTLLACDFMHVETVFLRRLHVFFVMEIATRRVHVLGVTAHPTGAWATQLARNLLMDLGDRAGCFRFLIRDRDSKFTAAFDAVFAGSGTAVRSNAFAERWIRTARTECTDRLLITGERHLRTVLTTYAEHYNAGRPHRSLDLRAPDDDPNIIPLPAGTIRRHQVLGGLLNEYHTTPLRLPHHRQGTPGSAA, encoded by the coding sequence GTGGGTCTGCGACGGCTCTACCTGATCTTCTGCCGACTGCTTGGTTGCCTGCTCTTACTGGGCCGGTCTGCCCCCGCGAACAACGCCGAGATCCTCGCTCTCCGCCATGAGGTCGCTGTGCTGCGTCGGCAGGTCGAGCGGCCGCGGCTCTCATGGGCTGACCGTGCCGTGCTCTCCGCTCTCGCACGGCGCCTGCCACCCGCATTACGCTGCCATCGGCTGGTCACTCCAGGCACGCTGCTGGCCTGGCACCATCGTCTGGTGCGTTGGAAGTGGCGCCAGACGGCGGTCGGACCCGGTCGTCCACCATTGCCGGAAGAGACAGTTGCGCTCATCCAGCGCCTGGCAAGAGAGAACCCGACCTGGGGGTACGTCAGGATCCAGGGTGAACTTCGACGGCTTGGCCATCGGGTTGCCGCCGCCACGGTTCGGCGCGTCCTGCGCCGCTCCGGTCTGCCGCCCGCACCGCAGCGCGCCTCCGAGCAGAGCTGGCGTACTTTCCTCCGTTTCCAGGCCCACACGCTGCTTGCCTGCGACTTCATGCACGTGGAGACGGTCTTCCTCCGACGTCTCCATGTCTTCTTCGTCATGGAGATCGCCACCCGGCGCGTTCACGTCCTGGGCGTCACCGCCCACCCGACCGGCGCATGGGCCACTCAACTCGCCCGCAATCTGCTCATGGACCTCGGCGACAGGGCCGGGTGCTTCCGGTTCCTCATCCGTGACCGGGACAGCAAGTTCACCGCCGCCTTCGACGCCGTCTTCGCCGGCAGCGGCACAGCCGTCAGGTCAAACGCGTTCGCCGAACGATGGATACGCACAGCCCGCACCGAGTGCACCGACCGCCTCCTGATCACCGGCGAACGACATCTGCGCACCGTCCTCACCACGTATGCCGAGCACTACAACGCGGGACGGCCCCACCGCAGCCTGGACCTACGAGCCCCGGACGACGACCCGAACATCATCCCCCTACCTGCTGGCACAATCAGGCGCCACCAGGTACTCGGTGGACTGCTCAACGAGTACCACACCACGCCACTCCGATTGCCTCACCATCGACAGGGAACGCCCGGCTCAGCAGCCTGA
- a CDS encoding endo-1,4-beta-xylanase, translating into MGSYALPRPVSRRKFRGLLLALVVSVLATVAALVTPPTAHAAESTLGAAAAQSGRYFGTAIASGRLGDSAYTTIAGREFNMVTAENEMKIDATEPQRGQFNFSAGDRVYNWAVQNGKKVRGHTLAWHSQQPGWMQSLSGSTLRQAMIDHINGVMAHYKGKIAQWDVVNEAFADGNSGARRDSNLQRTGNDWIEVAFRTARAADPAAKLCYNDYNIENWTWAKTQAVYAMVRDFKQRGVPIDCVGFQSHFNNDSSYNSNFRTTLQSFAALGVDVALTELDIQGAPATTYANVTNDCLAVPRCLGITVWGVRDTDSWRSEQTPLLFNGNGSKKPAYTAVLGALNGGSTTPPADSGQIKGVGSGRCLDVPGTSTTDGTQVNLWDCHSGTNQQWTYTDAGELRVYGDKCLDAAGTGNGAKVQIYGCWGGDNQKWRLNSDGSIVGVQSGLCLDAVAGGTANGTLVQLYSCSNGSNQRWTRT; encoded by the coding sequence ATGGGCTCGTATGCCCTTCCCAGACCGGTTAGCCGCCGGAAGTTCCGCGGCCTGCTGTTGGCGCTGGTCGTCAGCGTCCTCGCAACGGTCGCCGCACTGGTCACGCCGCCGACCGCACACGCCGCCGAGAGCACGCTCGGCGCCGCTGCGGCACAGAGCGGCCGCTACTTCGGCACGGCCATCGCCTCCGGCAGACTGGGCGACTCGGCGTACACGACGATCGCGGGCCGTGAGTTCAACATGGTGACGGCCGAGAACGAGATGAAGATCGACGCCACCGAACCGCAGCGGGGCCAGTTCAACTTCAGCGCCGGTGACCGCGTCTACAACTGGGCGGTGCAGAACGGCAAGAAGGTGCGCGGTCACACCCTGGCCTGGCACTCCCAGCAGCCCGGCTGGATGCAGAGCCTCAGCGGCAGCACACTGCGCCAGGCGATGATCGACCACATCAACGGCGTCATGGCCCACTACAAGGGCAAGATCGCTCAGTGGGACGTCGTGAACGAAGCGTTCGCCGACGGCAATTCGGGAGCCCGGCGCGACTCCAACCTGCAGCGCACCGGCAACGACTGGATCGAGGTCGCCTTCCGCACCGCGCGCGCCGCCGACCCGGCCGCCAAGCTCTGCTACAACGACTACAACATCGAGAACTGGACCTGGGCCAAAACCCAGGCCGTGTACGCCATGGTCCGAGACTTCAAGCAGCGCGGCGTGCCGATCGACTGCGTCGGTTTCCAGTCGCACTTCAACAACGACAGCTCGTACAACAGCAACTTCCGTACCACCCTGCAGAGCTTCGCCGCCCTCGGTGTCGACGTGGCCCTCACCGAACTCGACATCCAGGGCGCCCCGGCCACGACCTACGCCAACGTGACCAACGACTGCCTGGCCGTCCCGCGCTGCCTCGGCATCACCGTCTGGGGGGTGCGCGACACCGACTCCTGGCGATCGGAGCAGACGCCGCTGCTGTTCAACGGTAACGGCAGCAAGAAGCCCGCCTACACCGCCGTCCTGGGCGCACTCAACGGCGGCTCCACCACGCCCCCTGCGGATTCCGGACAGATCAAGGGTGTCGGTTCGGGCCGCTGCCTGGACGTGCCCGGCACCAGCACCACCGACGGCACCCAGGTCAACCTGTGGGACTGCCACAGCGGCACCAACCAGCAGTGGACGTACACCGACGCCGGCGAGCTCAGGGTCTACGGCGACAAGTGCCTGGACGCCGCCGGCACCGGCAACGGCGCCAAGGTCCAGATCTACGGCTGCTGGGGCGGCGACAACCAGAAGTGGCGCCTCAACTCCGACGGATCCATCGTCGGCGTCCAGTCCGGCCTCTGCCTCGACGCCGTCGCAGGCGGCACCGCCAATGGCACCCTGGTCCAGCTCTACTCCTGCTCGAACGGCAGCAACCAACGCTGGACCCGCACCTGA